From one Comamonas piscis genomic stretch:
- a CDS encoding RidA family protein, with protein MSVYDKLQALGISLPPLAVPAAAYLPYVQTGNMVFLSGHIARKDGKPWVAQFGRNIGTEEGKLAARGVAIDLLGTLQHAAGGDLNRVKRVVKLMSLVNSTGDFTEQHLVTNGASELFAEVFGPEKGAHARSAFGVAQIPMGACVEIELIAELA; from the coding sequence ATGAGCGTTTACGACAAACTCCAGGCCCTTGGTATCAGCCTGCCGCCACTGGCAGTGCCCGCTGCCGCCTACCTGCCCTACGTGCAGACCGGCAATATGGTGTTTTTGAGCGGCCATATTGCCCGCAAGGATGGCAAGCCCTGGGTGGCGCAGTTTGGCCGCAACATCGGTACCGAAGAAGGCAAGCTGGCAGCACGCGGCGTCGCCATCGACCTGCTGGGCACCTTGCAGCATGCAGCCGGTGGTGATTTGAACCGGGTCAAGCGCGTGGTCAAGCTGATGAGCCTGGTCAACAGCACCGGCGATTTCACCGAGCAGCACCTGGTCACCAATGGCGCCAGCGAGTTGTTCGCTGAAGTGTTTGGCCCTGAAAAAGGCGCCCATGCCCGCAGCGCCTTTGGTGTGGCCCAAATCCCGATGGGCGCCTGCGTCGAGATCGAGCTGATCGCCGAGCTGGCCTAA
- a CDS encoding DNA internalization-related competence protein ComEC/Rec2, translating to MKETSTAGWRPSAWLWGILAGTALQLHQASLWPGTYYAACALLGVVATLLLARWRRPARWPDRALCCLAAAALALGLAGLRAANQASTALIPALEGVDLQVEGVVVAMPLPVAGGQRFRLKIERAWRDGEPVAVPPLMDLAWYRADHRAFARVPAEPRVSVDDALPLLQAGQRWRLPLRLRAPHGSLNPHGFDYEMWMWELGVQATGYVRHGQPQAPALLASQQGYAVERLRQQVRDAMVQQLAPAGRPQAAEWAGIAGVLVALVTGEQRAIDREDWRVFRITGVAHLMAISGLHITLFAWVSAAMIRIAWRRSPALCLLLPAPHVALWGGVVCAGLYAVFSGWGIPAQRTVLMLVVVAALASTGRQWPWYMRWLLACVCVVLAQPMALLQAGFWLSFLAVGILFASDRGPDRHSPALPQASPAARGLRGALAAALQLLREQWVVTLAITPLSLLLFGQVSVVGFLANLLAIPWVTWVVTPLALLGAVLPPLWDAAAWALRPLMAVLQWLATWPHAALWLAAAPAWAGLAAVVGGVWLVLPWPWRLRLLGLPCLLPALLWQPLRPAHGQFELWALDVGQGQAVLVQTARHSLLYDAGPLYGPGSNAGDRVVVPAMRAMGVHGLNSGRLDLLVLSHGHVDHTGGAEAVVEQLRPVAVMGSLLPHERQRLGIAAAPWQDCAAGQAWTWDGVQFSVLFPGEQELGTADSPIPRQSSGNPMSCVLRIEAAARGGYAAAALLPGDIERAQEAALVQRHADAPAALRADLMLAPHHGSNTSSTQPLLAAVRPRWVVAQTGYRNRFRHPAAAVQQRYQEMRIGLRNTVHCGAAHWQSDQPEVLVCERQKRPRYWRHEAVEVGQTRRTLDINKTNQPLILDEG from the coding sequence ATGAAGGAGACATCTACCGCCGGCTGGCGCCCTAGCGCGTGGCTGTGGGGCATCTTGGCGGGCACGGCACTGCAGCTGCACCAAGCCAGCCTCTGGCCCGGCACGTACTACGCTGCCTGCGCGCTGCTGGGCGTTGTCGCTACCTTGTTGCTGGCGCGTTGGCGCAGGCCTGCCCGGTGGCCGGACCGCGCCCTGTGCTGCCTGGCTGCAGCCGCGCTGGCGTTGGGTCTGGCGGGCTTGCGCGCGGCCAACCAGGCCAGCACTGCACTGATCCCAGCGTTGGAAGGGGTTGATCTGCAGGTGGAAGGCGTGGTGGTGGCGATGCCCTTGCCAGTGGCGGGCGGCCAGCGCTTTCGCCTGAAGATCGAGCGGGCTTGGCGCGACGGGGAGCCCGTAGCGGTGCCGCCGCTGATGGACCTGGCGTGGTACCGCGCAGACCACCGCGCATTTGCGCGTGTTCCAGCAGAACCGCGAGTCTCTGTTGACGACGCCTTGCCACTGCTGCAGGCCGGCCAGCGCTGGCGGCTGCCCTTGCGCTTGCGTGCGCCCCACGGCAGCCTCAACCCGCATGGCTTTGACTACGAGATGTGGATGTGGGAGCTGGGGGTGCAGGCGACCGGTTATGTGCGCCATGGCCAGCCGCAGGCGCCTGCGCTGCTGGCATCGCAGCAAGGCTATGCGGTAGAGCGTTTGCGGCAGCAGGTGCGCGATGCCATGGTGCAGCAACTCGCTCCCGCCGGGCGGCCGCAGGCAGCGGAATGGGCAGGCATTGCCGGCGTGCTGGTAGCACTGGTGACTGGTGAGCAGCGGGCGATTGACCGCGAAGACTGGCGGGTATTCCGCATCACCGGCGTCGCGCATTTGATGGCCATATCGGGCCTGCACATTACCTTGTTTGCCTGGGTGTCGGCAGCGATGATCCGCATCGCCTGGCGGCGCAGCCCGGCGCTGTGCCTGCTGCTGCCGGCGCCGCATGTGGCCCTGTGGGGTGGCGTTGTGTGTGCGGGGCTGTATGCGGTGTTCAGCGGCTGGGGCATTCCGGCGCAGCGCACGGTGCTGATGCTGGTCGTCGTCGCAGCGCTGGCCTCCACCGGCCGGCAGTGGCCCTGGTATATGCGCTGGCTGCTGGCCTGTGTCTGCGTGGTGCTGGCCCAGCCGATGGCGTTGTTGCAGGCGGGGTTTTGGCTGAGCTTTTTGGCGGTGGGCATTCTGTTTGCATCCGACCGGGGGCCGGACCGGCACAGCCCCGCGCTGCCGCAGGCCAGCCCTGCGGCGCGTGGCCTGCGCGGCGCGCTGGCGGCGGCTTTGCAGCTGCTGCGCGAGCAATGGGTTGTTACCTTGGCGATCACGCCCTTGTCCCTGTTGCTGTTTGGCCAGGTGTCGGTGGTGGGTTTTCTGGCCAATCTGCTGGCCATCCCCTGGGTGACCTGGGTGGTCACGCCGCTGGCCTTGCTGGGTGCTGTGCTGCCCCCATTGTGGGACGCGGCGGCCTGGGCCTTGCGCCCTTTGATGGCCGTCTTGCAATGGCTGGCCACCTGGCCCCATGCAGCGCTGTGGCTGGCGGCGGCCCCTGCTTGGGCGGGGCTGGCTGCCGTGGTGGGTGGCGTGTGGCTGGTGCTGCCCTGGCCTTGGCGGCTGCGGCTGCTGGGCTTGCCCTGTTTGCTGCCCGCCTTGTTGTGGCAACCGCTGCGGCCGGCGCATGGGCAGTTTGAGCTATGGGCGCTGGATGTGGGCCAAGGCCAGGCGGTGCTGGTGCAGACCGCGCGGCACAGCCTGTTGTATGACGCAGGCCCGCTGTACGGCCCCGGCAGCAATGCCGGCGACCGGGTGGTGGTGCCTGCCATGCGGGCCATGGGTGTGCACGGGCTGAATAGCGGCCGGCTTGATCTGTTAGTGCTGAGCCATGGGCATGTGGACCATACCGGCGGCGCCGAGGCGGTGGTGGAGCAGCTGCGGCCTGTGGCGGTGATGGGCTCGCTGCTGCCCCATGAGCGCCAGCGCCTGGGCATTGCCGCCGCGCCTTGGCAAGACTGCGCCGCGGGTCAGGCTTGGACCTGGGATGGCGTGCAGTTCAGCGTGCTGTTTCCCGGGGAGCAGGAGCTAGGCACTGCCGACAGCCCCATCCCCAGGCAGAGCTCGGGCAATCCCATGAGCTGTGTGCTGCGCATTGAGGCAGCGGCACGCGGCGGTTATGCGGCTGCGGCCCTGCTGCCAGGCGATATCGAGCGCGCCCAGGAGGCCGCACTGGTACAGCGCCATGCTGATGCGCCCGCCGCTTTGCGTGCCGACCTGATGCTGGCGCCGCACCATGGCAGCAATACCTCGTCCACACAGCCGCTGCTGGCGGCGGTGCGGCCGCGCTGGGTGGTGGCGCAAACGGGCTACCGCAACCGCTTCAGGCACCCGGCTGCTGCGGTGCAGCAGCGTTACCAAGAGATGCGGATTGGGCTGCGCAACACGGTCCATTGCGGTGCAGCACATTGGCAATCCGATCAGCCAGAGGTGCTGGTGTGTGAACGGCAAAAGCGGCCCCGTTATTGGCGCCACGAGGCTGTCGAGGTGGGCCAAACTCGTAGGACATTGGATATAAACAAAACAAATCAGCCCCTAATTCTTGATGAAGGTTAG